From the Acidilutibacter cellobiosedens genome, one window contains:
- a CDS encoding ABC transporter substrate-binding protein, translated as MYVKKRGKIFLLILLIVVVNTLTACSSSQESLEKILRIGVVGPESGGSAQLGQGQRKAVELAVNEINKNKLAGEWKLEAVFQDDEGNPTKSSSATNKLIQESKVNVIIASINSSSTLADMVVTERAGIPQITPGSTGASITEQGNEWIFRTAANDSFQADALVKYAKEDLGITKVATFTASDDYGQSGAKLLKNAIEKYGLELVANPTYNNGDKDFKPQLITIRDNGAQAIFMWGLYTEAALISNQSQQLGLDVQLFGASGMAAQKLIELGGDAAQGLILTQTFLPDADIPTVKEFVQKYKEKYNEDPIPHGAQAYDTVYIIANAVLKADSSEPEALRDAIRNTQGLELVTGNPTFNEQGDDIGKRLLITKIDGNKFTLIKAFETK; from the coding sequence ATTCTTATTGATCCTTTTAATTGTTGTAGTCAATACCTTGACTGCCTGTAGTAGCAGTCAAGAATCTTTAGAAAAAATTTTAAGAATAGGTGTTGTGGGACCTGAATCGGGAGGTTCGGCTCAATTAGGGCAGGGACAGCGAAAAGCTGTTGAATTAGCAGTTAATGAAATTAATAAAAACAAATTAGCCGGGGAATGGAAATTAGAGGCTGTTTTTCAAGACGATGAGGGGAACCCTACTAAATCTTCCAGTGCCACAAATAAATTAATTCAAGAATCCAAAGTAAATGTAATCATTGCTTCTATCAACAGTTCATCAACTTTAGCTGATATGGTAGTTACAGAAAGAGCAGGAATCCCTCAGATAACTCCCGGTTCAACCGGAGCTTCAATTACAGAACAGGGGAATGAATGGATTTTCCGTACGGCAGCAAACGACAGCTTTCAGGCGGATGCTTTAGTTAAGTATGCAAAGGAAGACTTGGGCATTACTAAAGTTGCTACTTTTACAGCTTCCGATGATTATGGCCAAAGCGGAGCAAAACTTTTAAAAAATGCTATAGAAAAATACGGCTTAGAATTAGTAGCTAATCCTACTTATAATAATGGGGATAAAGATTTTAAGCCGCAGTTAATAACGATAAGAGATAACGGGGCCCAGGCAATCTTTATGTGGGGTCTATATACGGAAGCAGCACTGATAAGCAATCAGTCACAGCAATTGGGACTTGATGTTCAGCTTTTCGGAGCAAGTGGTATGGCAGCTCAAAAATTGATTGAACTTGGAGGAGATGCTGCTCAGGGATTAATATTGACTCAGACATTTTTACCGGATGCGGATATTCCCACAGTGAAAGAATTTGTTCAGAAGTATAAAGAAAAATATAATGAAGATCCGATTCCTCATGGTGCACAAGCTTATGACACGGTATATATTATAGCAAATGCGGTATTAAAGGCTGACAGCAGTGAACCGGAAGCTTTACGAGATGCCATAAGAAATACACAGGGATTGGAATTGGTTACGGGGAATCCCACATTTAACGAACAAGGAGACGATATAGGCAAAAGACTGTTAATCACCAAAATTGATGGAAACAAATTTACACTTATTAAAGCATTTGAAACTAAATAG